One Desulfovibrio sp. Fe33 DNA segment encodes these proteins:
- the trkA gene encoding Trk system potassium transporter TrkA — protein MRVIIIGAGEVGYHLAQRLAVENKEVVVVDTSDEALRKVAESSDVQTIKGSGSSPKILAEAGVAEADIFLAVTDSDEINIISCYYANMLSQGVTKLARIRSEMYTDYGHLLTERGANITKIINPDEEVVNSVLRLMSVPGAVEINEFAGGKIRLIGINLPDNSPIMGSQLIHLRDKIGDDLGLVIAAIVRNGQLIIPGGLDVLKPGDLVYFVCDIRDQDEIMARLGVADDPVRKVMIIGGGNIGFRLAKALDNKYYHTRLLENRQKRCEYLSEHLDRPIVLMGDSTDQEILREENIQDMDMVIAVTGDEETNILSCLLAKSLGARRTVTRVNNFGYMPLIEPIGIDYVVCPRLSAINSLLHYIRRGKVISSVSIKGEEAEALEAVAQEDSPIVGKAVRDLGFPRGSLVLCFQRGDEVVIPRGDTVVQPNDRLIIISTRQNIPKVERVLTTKVEFF, from the coding sequence TTGCGGGTCATCATTATTGGTGCCGGCGAGGTCGGCTATCACCTCGCGCAGCGGCTTGCCGTAGAGAACAAGGAAGTCGTGGTCGTTGACACCAGCGACGAGGCTTTGCGCAAGGTCGCCGAGAGTTCGGACGTCCAGACCATCAAGGGTTCGGGGTCCAGCCCCAAGATATTGGCTGAGGCGGGCGTCGCCGAAGCCGACATCTTCCTGGCCGTGACCGACTCGGACGAGATCAATATCATCAGCTGCTACTACGCGAATATGCTTAGCCAGGGCGTGACCAAGCTCGCCCGCATCCGCAGCGAGATGTATACGGATTACGGGCATCTGCTCACCGAGCGGGGCGCCAACATCACCAAGATCATCAACCCCGACGAGGAGGTGGTGAACTCGGTGCTCCGGCTCATGAGCGTGCCGGGGGCGGTGGAGATCAACGAGTTCGCGGGCGGCAAGATCCGGCTTATCGGCATCAACCTGCCGGACAACAGCCCGATCATGGGCAGTCAGCTCATTCACCTGCGCGACAAGATCGGCGACGACCTGGGATTGGTCATTGCGGCCATTGTGCGCAACGGCCAGCTCATCATTCCCGGCGGACTCGATGTGCTCAAGCCCGGCGACCTTGTTTATTTTGTCTGCGACATCCGCGACCAGGACGAGATCATGGCCCGGCTGGGCGTGGCCGACGATCCTGTCCGCAAGGTTATGATTATCGGCGGCGGCAACATCGGCTTCCGTCTGGCGAAGGCTCTGGACAACAAATACTACCACACGCGGCTGCTCGAAAACCGGCAGAAGCGGTGCGAGTATCTTTCCGAGCATCTGGATCGCCCCATCGTTCTCATGGGCGACTCCACGGATCAGGAAATCCTGCGCGAAGAGAATATCCAGGACATGGACATGGTCATTGCCGTGACCGGCGATGAGGAGACCAACATTCTTTCCTGTCTGCTGGCCAAGAGTCTCGGAGCCAGGCGCACTGTTACGCGCGTCAATAATTTCGGCTATATGCCGCTCATTGAGCCCATCGGCATCGATTACGTGGTTTGTCCCAGGCTGTCGGCCATCAACTCGCTGCTGCACTATATCCGCCGGGGCAAGGTCATTTCCTCGGTCTCCATCAAGGGGGAGGAGGCCGAAGCGCTCGAGGCCGTGGCCCAGGAGGATTCCCCCATCGTGGGCAAGGCCGTTCGGGACCTCGGTTTTCCCAGGGGCAGCCTGGTCCTCTGCTTTCAGCGAGGCGATGAGGTCGTCATCCCCCGCGGTGATACCGTGGTTCAGCCCAACGACCGTTTAATTATCATTTCCACCCGCCAGAACATTCCCAAGGTGGAGCGTGTCCTGACCACAAAGGTGGAGTTTTTCTAA
- a CDS encoding nitrite reductase: MNIEEYIAQLPAGAVRRRRNGSYTVVPRTRMGRLDADLLDAVNRAVREYGLGGVRLAANQRLMIDDVPESALKGVVEAVGLVGEDCPCAVQSCPGSVSCRRGLQDSMAMADRLEKVLASFEFPAKLKSSVSGCPMCCAEPMVRDVGLFGCKDGWTVAFGGNGGRRVRQGDVLAENVSEEEAFAVIRKVLAFYSENAKKKERTARFMERVGVDAARSAVL; the protein is encoded by the coding sequence ATGAACATTGAGGAATACATTGCGCAATTGCCCGCAGGGGCGGTGCGCCGTCGAAGGAACGGCTCCTACACGGTGGTGCCGCGTACTCGCATGGGACGGCTTGACGCCGACCTCCTGGACGCCGTCAACCGCGCCGTGCGGGAATATGGCCTGGGCGGGGTGCGGCTGGCCGCCAACCAGCGATTGATGATCGACGACGTGCCTGAATCCGCCCTGAAAGGGGTGGTCGAAGCCGTCGGCCTGGTGGGTGAGGACTGCCCCTGCGCGGTGCAGTCCTGCCCCGGGTCTGTTTCGTGCAGGCGCGGCTTGCAGGATTCCATGGCCATGGCTGATCGGCTGGAGAAGGTGCTTGCCTCCTTTGAATTCCCCGCCAAGCTCAAGTCCAGCGTGTCGGGTTGCCCCATGTGCTGCGCTGAGCCCATGGTCCGCGATGTGGGCCTTTTCGGCTGCAAGGACGGCTGGACGGTGGCCTTCGGCGGCAACGGCGGACGGCGTGTGCGCCAGGGGGATGTCCTGGCCGAGAACGTGTCGGAGGAAGAGGCTTTCGCGGTTATTCGCAAGGTCCTGGCCTTTTACTCTGAAAATGCGAAGAAAAAGGAGCGTACCGCCCGGTTCATGGAGCGGGTCGGCGTCGATGCCGCGCGGTCTGCCGTTCTTTGA
- a CDS encoding cupin domain-containing protein, giving the protein MKKIELFDVHGFKDLTFSNYLAHESEYVKVINFNFRAGQTLPVHSHDLEGELTLTVLEGEGEFLGADGASMPARPGDVLVSQIAEPHGVRAVTDMRVLVHIAPPI; this is encoded by the coding sequence ATGAAGAAGATAGAGCTGTTCGACGTTCATGGCTTCAAGGACCTGACTTTTTCCAATTACTTGGCCCATGAGTCGGAATATGTGAAGGTCATCAATTTCAACTTCAGAGCCGGGCAAACGCTGCCCGTTCATTCCCACGACCTGGAAGGGGAGTTGACCCTGACCGTTCTCGAAGGGGAGGGTGAATTCCTGGGCGCGGACGGCGCGTCCATGCCCGCGCGGCCCGGCGACGTGCTCGTTTCGCAGATCGCCGAACCCCATGGGGTCCGGGCCGTTACCGACATGCGTGTGCTGGTGCACATCGCGCCGCCGATCTGA
- a CDS encoding ATP-binding protein yields MIHQRKMITINEELCNGCGQCVPACAEGALAIVDGKAKLVKEIYCDGLGACLGDCPTGALKVEVREAADFDPEAVAEHLRAQGREIPDHMPDPMSLRLASAAPKAGGCPGSALQTLTPCGRANVPSAQSAGSALSHWPVQLRLVPPNAPFLKNADLLLTADCVPVAMPSYHGEFVPGRVVLMGCPKFDNQMEYVDKLTGIIAENDLNSITVMEMEVPCCSSMSAILGEAVRRAGKSVPTRRVIVRRSGEVLETVALHFD; encoded by the coding sequence ATGATACATCAGCGTAAGATGATTACCATCAATGAAGAATTGTGTAACGGCTGCGGGCAGTGTGTTCCGGCCTGCGCCGAGGGCGCATTGGCCATCGTCGACGGCAAGGCGAAGCTGGTAAAGGAAATCTACTGCGATGGCCTGGGCGCATGTTTGGGCGATTGCCCCACCGGCGCACTCAAGGTGGAGGTGCGCGAAGCCGCGGATTTCGATCCCGAAGCCGTGGCCGAGCATCTTCGGGCTCAGGGCCGCGAGATCCCGGACCATATGCCCGATCCCATGAGCCTGCGCCTCGCGTCTGCCGCTCCCAAGGCGGGCGGCTGCCCCGGCTCTGCGCTTCAAACTTTGACCCCGTGCGGCCGGGCCAACGTCCCTTCGGCACAGAGCGCGGGTTCGGCTTTGTCCCACTGGCCTGTGCAGCTTCGGCTCGTGCCGCCCAACGCGCCGTTCCTGAAGAACGCCGACCTGCTCCTGACCGCCGACTGCGTGCCCGTGGCCATGCCCTCCTATCATGGAGAGTTCGTCCCGGGCCGTGTGGTTCTCATGGGCTGCCCCAAGTTCGACAATCAGATGGAATATGTGGATAAGCTCACCGGGATAATTGCGGAAAACGATCTCAATTCCATCACCGTCATGGAGATGGAAGTGCCGTGCTGCTCGTCCATGAGCGCCATTCTGGGTGAAGCTGTCAGGCGGGCGGGCAAGTCCGTACCGACCCGGCGGGTCATCGTGCGCCGCAGCGGCGAGGTGTTGGAAACCGTGGCCTTGCATTTCGATTAA
- a CDS encoding 4Fe-4S binding protein has product MADVKKIVQSGAMENVPVNRYRLLLPVLALLLLASHWFRQGDFGLAAALAGLAGLLFTRQAWLRPIVLAALLWGGYVWAQTVVDLITIRLVFDLPWMRLTGIMSGIILLDGLAMASLLGGGSEAWFDRDREWAWPRAAIFAITVVCLAVARNKVGFPILLADRYLPGWGWGEVFLLGFYGQWVGSHMRTPLGHRRYRPRIWGLFSALFFLQLGLGLLGADRMLMTGTLHLPVPAMIVAGPVFRGGGFFMLVLFGVTLILVGPAWCSHLCYIGAWDDAMSRLRARPFAPRASRGLSLWGRGATLLLTVGAAWGLRALGVPGVSAVLFGAAFGLIGVGMMLFFSRRRGMMVHCAEFCPIGLVGNLLGRVSPWRIRIGADCLQCGACVPRCRYGALDADRLAKGRPALSCTLCGDCVSACSDNQIGYAFPGLSPNNARTAFIVLAVSLHAVFLGVARI; this is encoded by the coding sequence ATGGCTGACGTCAAAAAGATTGTCCAAAGTGGGGCCATGGAGAACGTACCCGTGAACAGATACCGACTGCTGCTGCCTGTCCTGGCCTTGTTGCTGCTTGCCTCCCACTGGTTCCGCCAGGGGGATTTCGGTTTGGCTGCGGCTTTGGCCGGATTGGCCGGGTTGTTGTTTACCCGGCAGGCATGGCTGCGCCCGATCGTCCTGGCCGCACTGCTGTGGGGCGGGTACGTGTGGGCTCAGACCGTGGTGGACCTTATCACCATCAGGTTGGTCTTCGATTTGCCTTGGATGCGGCTGACCGGGATAATGAGCGGGATTATTCTCCTGGACGGGCTCGCCATGGCGTCCTTGCTCGGCGGCGGAAGTGAAGCCTGGTTCGACCGCGATCGGGAATGGGCCTGGCCCCGAGCGGCGATATTCGCGATTACCGTTGTCTGTCTGGCCGTCGCCCGAAACAAGGTCGGTTTTCCCATTCTGCTTGCGGACCGCTACCTGCCGGGCTGGGGGTGGGGAGAGGTCTTTCTGCTCGGTTTCTACGGCCAGTGGGTCGGTTCGCATATGCGTACTCCATTGGGGCATCGGCGGTATCGGCCCCGCATATGGGGACTTTTTTCGGCCCTGTTCTTCTTGCAGTTGGGCCTTGGGCTTTTGGGCGCGGACCGTATGCTCATGACCGGAACGCTGCACCTTCCGGTCCCGGCCATGATCGTAGCCGGTCCCGTCTTTCGCGGAGGAGGCTTTTTCATGCTCGTCCTGTTCGGCGTCACTCTGATTTTGGTGGGGCCCGCATGGTGTAGTCATCTTTGCTACATAGGGGCATGGGACGACGCCATGAGCCGCTTGAGAGCGCGGCCCTTCGCGCCCAGGGCGTCGCGCGGGCTGAGCCTGTGGGGCCGGGGGGCGACTCTGCTCCTGACCGTGGGGGCCGCCTGGGGACTGCGCGCTCTCGGCGTGCCGGGGGTGAGCGCGGTGCTCTTCGGGGCCGCCTTCGGTCTTATCGGCGTAGGGATGATGCTTTTCTTCTCCCGCAGGCGGGGGATGATGGTTCACTGCGCCGAGTTCTGTCCCATCGGGCTTGTGGGCAATCTCCTGGGCCGGGTCTCGCCGTGGCGCATTCGCATCGGAGCTGACTGCCTTCAGTGCGGAGCTTGCGTTCCCCGGTGCAGATACGGCGCGCTTGATGCCGACAGGCTGGCCAAGGGACGGCCCGCTCTTTCCTGCACCCTGTGCGGCGATTGCGTATCGGCCTGCTCAGACAACCAGATAGGTTACGCTTTTCCCGGTCTTTCTCCAAATAACGCCAGGACCGCGTTCATTGTCCTGGCCGTCAGTCTCCACGCCGTTTTTCTCGGTGTGGCCAGAATTTGA
- a CDS encoding Crp/Fnr family transcriptional regulator, producing the protein MDKLAAVKEMAFFQGLPAEQLAKLAEIAVTRRYDKGETLFPADVPADGFYSLVNGRVKVFRTSPAGKEQILHVFGAGEAVGEVPVFEGSTFPAQCEAVEPCEALFFPRNTFRNILRDDPDLAMRMMAMLSQRLRILVNKIDDLSLKETPARVAAHLLLLRSSTDSDTFRLDLPKGQIALYLGTIQETLSRIFKRFTDEGLIEIKGREITILDRERLRELADEGR; encoded by the coding sequence ATGGACAAACTGGCGGCCGTGAAGGAAATGGCCTTCTTCCAGGGATTGCCCGCGGAGCAGTTGGCCAAGCTTGCCGAAATAGCCGTGACCAGGCGGTACGACAAAGGCGAAACCCTGTTTCCGGCCGACGTTCCGGCCGACGGATTTTACTCGCTCGTCAACGGACGGGTCAAAGTGTTCCGCACCTCCCCGGCAGGCAAGGAGCAAATCCTGCACGTGTTCGGGGCAGGCGAAGCCGTGGGCGAGGTCCCGGTATTCGAAGGCTCGACGTTCCCGGCCCAATGCGAAGCCGTGGAGCCGTGCGAGGCTCTCTTCTTCCCCAGAAACACTTTCCGGAACATCCTGCGCGACGACCCGGACCTGGCCATGCGAATGATGGCCATGCTCTCCCAAAGATTGCGCATCCTGGTCAATAAGATCGACGACCTGAGCCTCAAGGAAACCCCGGCCCGAGTGGCCGCCCACCTCCTGCTCCTGCGCTCGTCCACTGATTCCGACACATTCCGCCTCGACCTGCCGAAGGGGCAAATCGCCCTGTATCTCGGGACGATCCAGGAGACCCTGTCGCGCATCTTCAAACGGTTCACCGATGAAGGACTGATCGAAATCAAGGGACGGGAAATAACCATTCTCGACAGGGAACGGCTGCGCGAGCTGGCCGATGAAGGGCGTTAG
- a CDS encoding substrate-binding domain-containing protein produces MKRFLLASLMCLLLLGSAYAGDVACTQTYGDGGTVYKLATGSPGELGLLEALADAFNAKHGTTMCWVKAGSGKSLSLLKAGDVDACMVHAPAAEKQAVADGWAVDRTLIGSNEFYIVGPLSDPAGIAAAKDAADAYARIAKAGALFLSRGDNSGTHKKELAIWKKAGIQPEGKWYVVTKDFMMATLKRANAEDGYFMTDSSTWIMGKKDLSRIKILFRGDPMLINTYHALASPAGAPNHELSVEFIKFLASPEGQGIVADYGRKEYGEGMYNDAEYAKKYDH; encoded by the coding sequence ATGAAGAGATTCTTGCTGGCGTCCCTGATGTGTTTGCTTCTCCTCGGCTCAGCCTATGCCGGTGACGTCGCCTGTACGCAGACGTACGGCGATGGCGGGACCGTCTATAAGCTTGCCACAGGCTCTCCCGGCGAACTGGGGCTGCTCGAAGCCTTGGCTGACGCTTTCAACGCCAAGCACGGGACGACCATGTGCTGGGTCAAGGCCGGGTCCGGCAAATCACTGAGCCTGCTTAAGGCGGGTGATGTGGATGCCTGTATGGTTCATGCGCCCGCCGCCGAGAAACAGGCCGTGGCGGATGGATGGGCCGTTGACCGTACCCTGATCGGCTCCAATGAATTTTACATCGTCGGTCCCTTGAGCGATCCGGCGGGCATCGCCGCCGCCAAGGACGCGGCCGACGCCTATGCCCGCATTGCCAAGGCCGGCGCCTTGTTCCTGTCCCGGGGCGACAATTCCGGAACCCACAAGAAGGAATTGGCTATTTGGAAGAAGGCGGGCATTCAGCCGGAGGGCAAGTGGTACGTGGTCACCAAGGATTTCATGATGGCCACCCTGAAGCGGGCCAATGCAGAGGACGGCTATTTCATGACCGACAGTTCCACCTGGATCATGGGGAAAAAGGATTTGAGCCGCATCAAGATTTTGTTCCGGGGCGACCCCATGCTCATCAACACCTATCACGCCCTGGCTTCTCCTGCCGGAGCGCCCAATCATGAGCTGTCCGTGGAGTTCATCAAGTTCCTGGCCTCGCCGGAAGGGCAGGGCATCGTCGCCGATTACGGCCGCAAGGAATACGGAGAGGGCATGTACAACGACGCGGAATACGCGAAGAAGTACGACCACTAG
- the rpsT gene encoding 30S ribosomal protein S20: MANHKSALKRHRQSLKRRARNRISKTRIKNTVKAVRLAIEEKDSAKAMEALKEASSVLDRAARKNVIHSRQAQRRISRLQAAINQIAE; encoded by the coding sequence TTGGCCAATCACAAATCTGCCCTGAAAAGGCACCGTCAGAGCTTGAAGCGTCGCGCCCGCAACCGTATTTCCAAGACCCGCATCAAGAACACCGTCAAGGCTGTTCGTCTTGCCATCGAGGAGAAGGATTCCGCCAAGGCCATGGAGGCCCTGAAGGAAGCCAGCTCCGTCCTGGACCGCGCCGCTCGCAAGAACGTGATTCATTCCCGTCAGGCTCAGCGCCGCATCTCCCGGCTGCAGGCTGCGATCAACCAGATCGCGGAATAG